The proteins below come from a single Gimesia chilikensis genomic window:
- a CDS encoding PAS domain-containing hybrid sensor histidine kinase/response regulator: MGEFFTKLFDTSDYPPRWDCGNWSDGEGWLHILSDIGTWSAYTAIPIVLLYFAAKRKDFPFTKLFGLFAAFILLCGTVHLVEAIIFWYPVYRISGLLKLATAVVSWIAVIILIRYAPRILHLPSMMATNKQLVDEIEQRKQVERDLRWLQARYEAFLSGTSSIIWTTDAQGNFIVPQTSWQRFTGQPWNEHKDSGWLNAVLPEDRSEITGLWSSSTKDRASRQIQGHIWHAESQSYRPVITEAVPVIDQSGQVREWVGTVSDIHEQRRAEESLSAAEARASQRLKELELIYETAPVGMSLIDQQYRCLRINERHAQMNGISRHQQLGRQVEELMPGIADQIQPLYETVFETGKPVENYEIYAQTPGDDERHCWLMNFHPLVDETEAVWAVSCIIQDITDRKQLEETLRKSEQAALQANLAKSEFLANMSHEIRTPMAAIAGYADMLLERLQEPDDRQCVIVMKRNGEYLLELINDILDLSRIEAGKLEVELEPVSLPVLIGEIQSLMHVRAQEKELDLTVKFVGKVPETIQTDSIRLRQVLINLLGNAIKFTDEGEVRLGVRLISDSEPPEIEFAVQDTGIGIPEEQQKKLFKPFSQGDTSVTRAYGGSGLGLAISKRLVSMLKGSIWVTSEVGEGSVFHVRLPLDSLEDVPLIEPDLTTLSAEETTAESDVLPVLNCRVLVVDDRREIRHICQHFLEKAGATVQLAQDGQAGVDTILAARESNAAYDVILMDMQMPRLGGLEATAVLRAQGVETPIIALTADAMKGDREQCLQAGCNDYLSKPIDHAQLVEIVWKYSHGDQREAE; the protein is encoded by the coding sequence ATGGGTGAGTTTTTCACCAAATTATTTGACACATCAGATTATCCCCCCCGCTGGGATTGCGGAAACTGGAGTGACGGTGAAGGCTGGTTGCACATCCTGTCGGACATCGGCACCTGGTCGGCTTATACGGCGATTCCGATAGTGCTGCTGTACTTTGCCGCCAAGCGCAAAGATTTTCCGTTCACGAAACTGTTTGGTCTATTCGCAGCGTTCATTCTGCTGTGCGGCACCGTGCACCTGGTGGAAGCGATTATCTTCTGGTATCCGGTTTATCGGATCTCGGGACTGCTCAAGCTGGCGACCGCTGTCGTTTCCTGGATCGCAGTGATCATATTAATCCGCTATGCACCGCGGATCCTGCATCTACCATCCATGATGGCGACCAACAAACAGCTGGTCGATGAGATTGAACAACGCAAGCAGGTGGAACGCGACCTGCGCTGGCTGCAGGCCCGGTATGAAGCTTTTTTGAGCGGCACCAGCAGTATTATCTGGACGACGGATGCGCAGGGGAATTTTATCGTGCCCCAGACGTCCTGGCAGCGATTCACGGGGCAACCCTGGAACGAACACAAAGACAGTGGCTGGCTGAATGCGGTGCTGCCGGAAGACCGTTCTGAAATCACGGGCCTCTGGAGTTCATCAACGAAAGACCGGGCCAGCCGCCAGATCCAGGGGCACATCTGGCATGCGGAGAGCCAGAGCTATCGCCCGGTGATTACCGAAGCGGTTCCCGTGATCGATCAGTCTGGTCAGGTCCGGGAATGGGTGGGTACGGTGAGTGACATTCACGAGCAGCGACGGGCGGAAGAGAGCCTGAGTGCGGCCGAAGCGCGGGCCAGCCAGCGACTGAAGGAGCTGGAACTGATTTACGAAACCGCCCCGGTGGGGATGAGTTTAATCGATCAGCAGTATCGCTGCCTGCGCATCAATGAGCGGCACGCACAGATGAACGGGATCTCCCGCCATCAGCAACTGGGCCGGCAGGTAGAAGAACTGATGCCGGGCATCGCCGATCAGATTCAGCCCCTGTATGAGACCGTGTTTGAAACAGGTAAACCGGTTGAGAACTACGAAATCTACGCCCAGACTCCCGGCGATGACGAGCGTCACTGCTGGCTGATGAATTTTCATCCCCTCGTGGATGAAACGGAAGCGGTCTGGGCCGTCAGCTGTATCATCCAGGACATCACCGACCGCAAGCAGCTGGAAGAGACGTTGCGTAAAAGTGAGCAGGCGGCCCTGCAGGCGAACCTGGCGAAAAGTGAATTTCTGGCCAACATGAGCCATGAAATCCGGACGCCGATGGCTGCGATCGCGGGCTACGCCGACATGCTGCTGGAACGTCTGCAGGAGCCTGACGACCGGCAGTGTGTGATCGTCATGAAGCGGAACGGCGAATACCTGCTCGAACTGATTAACGATATTCTCGACCTGTCGCGAATCGAAGCCGGGAAACTGGAGGTCGAACTCGAACCGGTTTCCCTGCCTGTGTTGATCGGCGAGATCCAGTCGCTGATGCATGTACGGGCACAAGAGAAAGAGCTGGATCTGACCGTCAAGTTCGTGGGCAAGGTCCCCGAGACGATCCAGACAGATTCGATTCGACTCAGGCAGGTGCTGATCAACCTGCTGGGCAATGCCATCAAGTTCACCGACGAGGGAGAAGTCCGACTGGGCGTGCGGCTCATCTCCGATTCCGAGCCTCCCGAGATTGAATTTGCGGTACAGGACACGGGGATCGGCATCCCTGAAGAGCAGCAGAAAAAACTGTTCAAGCCGTTCTCGCAGGGGGACACTTCGGTGACCCGCGCTTATGGCGGCAGTGGGTTGGGGCTGGCGATCAGCAAACGACTGGTAAGCATGCTGAAAGGTTCGATCTGGGTGACCAGCGAGGTCGGTGAGGGCTCGGTCTTTCATGTGCGGCTGCCCCTGGATTCCCTGGAAGATGTGCCGCTGATCGAACCGGACCTGACAACGCTGTCAGCAGAAGAGACCACTGCAGAGTCAGACGTGCTGCCCGTGCTCAACTGCAGGGTGCTGGTGGTCGACGACCGCCGCGAGATCCGCCACATCTGTCAGCACTTCCTGGAAAAAGCGGGCGCGACGGTTCAGCTGGCGCAGGACGGCCAGGCCGGCGTCGATACCATTCTGGCGGCACGGGAAAGCAACGCAGCCTATGATGTGATCCTGATGGATATGCAGATGCCGCGCCTGGGTGGGCTGGAGGCGACTGCGGTTTTACGTGCCCAGGGGGTCGAGACGCCGATCATCGCGCTGACCGCGGATGCGATGAAAGGGGACCGGGAACAGTGCCTGCAGGCCGGGTGCAACGACTACCTCTCCAAGCCGATCGATCATGCTCAGCTGGTGGAGATCGTGTGGAAGTATTCGCACGGAGATCAGCGGGAGGCTGAGTAG
- a CDS encoding DUF1501 domain-containing protein, with protein MLSIPGSSQRQCNGSRRQFLKIGGLALGGLSLPQILAAQDQAGTPAGKLGHKAIIMIFLSGGPSHQDMYDLKMDAPSEIRGEFRPIDTNVPGIQICEHMPRLATMMDKFAIIRSLHGCPDQHASDLCMSGWPIGGGERQSGHPSLGAVVSKVQGPVDKAVPPFVGLSIKSRHEPYGNPGFPGFLGKAHAPLQPTGEGMDNMRLQSITLDRLRDRQALLAGFDAFRHSADQAYDGLDAYSQRAFDVLTSSKLVEAMDLEKEEPALRDRYGRGDDSPAFGEDAGPHWMDQFLMARRLVEAGVRCVTLSFGSWDRHHSNFARLPLQLAKLDQGITALVEDIHNRGLQDDVSVIAWGEFGRTPRINENAGRDHWPQASCALLAGGGMRTGQVIGSTNRLGEVPLDRPLHYQNVFATLYRQLGIDPATTTIPDHAGRPQYTLDLRDPIAELI; from the coding sequence ATGCTCTCGATCCCCGGCTCATCACAGCGACAGTGTAACGGCTCGCGCCGGCAGTTCCTCAAGATCGGCGGACTGGCACTCGGTGGACTCTCGCTTCCGCAGATTCTCGCGGCACAAGACCAGGCCGGCACTCCCGCCGGTAAGCTGGGCCACAAAGCCATCATTATGATCTTCCTCTCCGGCGGTCCCTCTCACCAGGATATGTACGATCTGAAGATGGACGCCCCCTCGGAAATTCGCGGTGAATTCCGCCCCATCGACACCAATGTCCCCGGCATCCAGATCTGCGAACACATGCCCCGCCTGGCCACGATGATGGATAAGTTCGCCATCATTCGCTCCCTGCACGGCTGCCCCGATCAGCACGCCTCCGATCTCTGCATGAGCGGCTGGCCCATCGGCGGCGGAGAGCGACAGTCGGGACACCCCTCACTCGGCGCGGTCGTTTCCAAAGTCCAAGGTCCGGTCGACAAAGCGGTGCCCCCCTTCGTCGGACTCAGCATCAAAAGCCGCCACGAACCGTACGGCAATCCCGGCTTTCCCGGTTTCCTGGGCAAAGCCCATGCTCCGCTACAGCCAACCGGCGAAGGCATGGACAACATGCGTCTGCAGAGCATCACCCTCGATCGTCTCCGTGACCGTCAGGCCTTACTCGCCGGCTTCGATGCCTTCCGTCATTCCGCGGATCAGGCCTACGATGGTCTCGACGCCTATTCCCAGCGGGCCTTCGATGTGCTTACTTCCAGCAAACTGGTGGAAGCCATGGACCTCGAGAAAGAAGAACCCGCGCTCCGCGACCGTTACGGACGGGGCGACGATTCACCCGCGTTCGGCGAAGACGCCGGCCCGCACTGGATGGATCAGTTCCTGATGGCCCGCCGCCTGGTCGAAGCAGGAGTCCGTTGTGTGACACTCTCCTTCGGCAGCTGGGACCGTCACCATTCGAACTTCGCCCGACTACCACTGCAACTCGCGAAACTCGATCAGGGCATCACCGCCCTCGTGGAAGACATCCACAACCGCGGCCTGCAGGATGACGTCAGCGTCATCGCCTGGGGCGAATTCGGACGCACGCCCCGCATCAACGAAAACGCCGGCCGCGACCATTGGCCGCAGGCCTCCTGTGCGCTCCTCGCCGGGGGCGGCATGCGAACGGGCCAGGTCATCGGCTCCACCAACCGCCTGGGCGAAGTCCCCCTCGATCGACCGCTGCACTATCAGAACGTCTTTGCCACTCTGTACCGCCAGCTGGGAATCGATCCCGCCACCACGACAATCCCCGACCACGCCGGCCGCCCGCAATACACGCTCGATCTCCGCGACCCCATCGCCGAACTGATCTGA